The Acomys russatus chromosome 3, mAcoRus1.1, whole genome shotgun sequence genome has a window encoding:
- the LOC127187135 gene encoding LOW QUALITY PROTEIN: olfactory receptor 4L1-like (The sequence of the model RefSeq protein was modified relative to this genomic sequence to represent the inferred CDS: deleted 1 base in 1 codon), whose product MDYKNGSTVTEFILVGFSGDWQLQTFLFVTFSLIYGATVVGNTLITLTVAANSTLHSPMYFLLGNLSFLDMCLSTVTTPKMITDLLAAHKSISLWGCMAQMFFMHLFGGAEMTLLIVMAFDRYVAICKPLHYKIIMSHGLLSRFVILSWTIGFIHTMSQMVLTVNLPFCGHNIINNIFCDLPLVIKLACIETYTLELFVIADSGLLSFLCFILLLVSYTVILVIVRHKSPGSLSKALSTLSAHIIVVTLFFGPCIFIYAWPFGSFASNKTLAAFYTVITPLLNPIIYTLRNQEMKKAMRKLWTQQISFM is encoded by the exons ATGGATTATAAAAATGGATCAACAGTGACTGAATTTATATTGGTGGGATTTTCTGGAGATTGGCAACTTCAAACTTTCTTgtttgtaacattttctttgatctATGGTGCTACCGTGGTGGGCAACACTCTTATTACACTCACAGTGGCAGCTAATTCTactctccattctcccatgtaCTTTCTTCTTGGAAACCTCTCCTTTCTGGACATGTGTCTTTCCACTGTGACAACACCCAAGATGATCACAGACTTGCTTGCAGCACACAAGAGCATCTCCTTATGGGGCTGCATGGCCCAGATGttctttatgcatttatttgGTGGTGCTGAAATGACACTTCTGATAGTCATGGCCTTCGACAGGTATGTGGCTATATGCAAACCCTTGCACTACAAGATAATCATGAGTCATGGGTTGCTGAGCAGGTTTGTTATACTTTCCTGGACAATTGGCTTCATACACACCATGAGCCAGATGGTATTGACAGTGAATTTGCCTTTCTGTGGCCACAATattataaataacatattttgtGATCTTCCCCTGGTAATCAAGCTTGCTTGCATTGAAACATACACTCTAGAGTTATTTGTCATTGCTGACAGTgggcttctctcttttctctgtttcatcCTCCTGCTTGTTTCATACACTGTCATTCTGGTAATTGTAAGGCACAAATCGCCTGGCAGCCTTTCCAAGGCTCTGTCCACATTGTCTGCTCACATAATTGTGGTCACTCTGTTCTTTGGACCCTGTATCTTTATCTATGCCTGGCCATTTGGTAGTTTTGCAAGCAATAAAACTCTTGCTGCA TTTTACACTGTTATCACTCCCTTGCTGAATCCTATTATTTACACACTGAGaaatcaggaaatgaaaaaagcCATGAGAAAATTATGGACCCAACAAATTAGCTTCATGTAG